In the Acomys russatus chromosome 11, mAcoRus1.1, whole genome shotgun sequence genome, one interval contains:
- the Pgk2 gene encoding phosphoglycerate kinase 2, translated as MSLSSKLTLDKLDVKGKRVIMRVDFNVPMKNNQITNNQRIKAAIPSIKHCLERGAKSVVLMSHLGRPDGVPMPDKYSLQPVATELKSLLGKDVLFLKDCVGSEVEKACANPADGSVILLENLRFHVEEEGKGQDPSGKKFSAEPAKVEAFRESLSKLGDVYVNDAFGTAHRAHSSMVGVNLPQKASGFLMKKELEYFAKVLENPERPFLAILGGAKVTDKIQLIKNMLDKVNFMIIGGGMAYTFLKELKNMEIGASLFDQEGAKIVKEIMDKAEKNGVKITFPVDFVTADKFDEHAKVGQATLESGIPSGWMGLDCGPESIKNNAQIVAQAKLIVWNGPMGVFEWDAFAKGTKALMDEVVKATSRGCVTIIGGGDTATCCAKWDTEDKVSHVSTGGGASLELLEGKALPGVVALSNM; from the coding sequence ATGTCTCTTTCTAGTAAATTGACACTGGATAAACTGGATGTTAAGGGGAAAAGAGTCATCATGAGAGTAGACTTCAATGTTCCCATGAAGAATAACCAAATCACAAACAATCAGAGAATCAAGGCTGCCATCCCAAGCATCAAGCATTGTCTGGAAAGAGGAGCCAAGTCCGTAGTTCTCATGAGTCACCTCGGCCGGCCTGACGGTGTCCCTATGCCAGACAAATACTCCTTACAGCCTGTTGCTACTGAGCTCAAGTCCCTGCTGGGCAAAGATGTTCTGTTCCTAAAAGATTGTGTGGGCTCTGAAGTAGAGAAAGCTTGTGCCAATCCAGCTGACGGGTCTGTCATCCTGCTGGAAAACTTGCGCTTCCATGTGGAGGAAGAAGGCAAGGGTCAGGATCCTTCTGGAAAAAAGTTTAGCGCCGAGCCAGCTAAAGTAGAAGCTTTCCGAGAATCACTGTCCAAACTTGGCGATGTCTACGTCAATGATGCTTTCGGCACTGCACACCGGGCTCATAGTTCCATGGTGGGTGTAAATTTGCCCCAAAAGGCGTCTGGGTTCCTCATGAAGAAGGAACTAGAGTACTTTGCCAAAGTCTTAGAAAACCCAGAGAGACCCTTCCTGGCTATCCTTGGTGGAGCCAAAGTGACAGACAAGATCCAACTCATCAAAAATATGTTAGACAAAGTCAATTTTATGATTATTGGTGGTGGGATGGCTTACACGTTCCTGAAGGAACTCAAAAACATGGAGATTGGTGCTTCCTTATTTGATCAAGAAGGAGCAAAGATTGTCAAAGAGATCATGGATAAAGCAGAAAAGAATGGTGTCAAGATAACCTTTCCTGTTGACTTTGTCACTGCTGACAAATTTGATGAGCATGCTAAAGTTGGACAAGCCACTCTAGAGTCTGGTATACCATCTGGCTGGATGGGTTTGGACTGTGGTCCTGAGAGTATTAAAAACAATGCTCAGATTGTGGCCCAGGCAAAGCTGATTGTTTGGAATGGGCCTATGGGGGTATTTGAATGGGATGCCTTTGCTAAAGGAACCAAAGCCCTCATGGATGAAGTTGTAAAGGCCACCTCCAGGGGCTGTGTCACCATTATCGGGGGTGGAGATACTGCTACTTGCTGTGCCAAATGGGACACTGAAGACAAGGTCAGCCATGTTAGCACAGGAGGCGGAGCAAGTCTTGAGCTTTTGGAAGGTAAAGCCCTTCCGGGAGTAGTGGCCCTCAGCAACATGTAA